From the Ignavibacteriales bacterium genome, the window TTCTTCGCAGGAACTAACAACGGGTTCGGCGTATTCGAGCCGTTTGATTCTGTTGCGTTCGAGCTTCCGGTAGACGCGCTGTCTCCGAATTTCAAAATAAGGTTTAGAGGTGATGGACTCGAGATAACTGATGAATGGTTCTTCGATAATATTTGTGTAATAGGACAAACCGCAACTGGAGTTACCGGAAATAACTACATTCCGCAAAAGTTTGCGCTGAATCAGAACTATCCTAACCCATTCAACCCTTCTACAAAGATCAGTTTTGATATACCAAAACAGACTTTTGTAACGTTGAAGGTATATGACATATCGGGCAGGGAAGTCGCGAAACTTGCTAATGGAGAATATACACCCGGTGCATACTCAATTGTATTTGATGCGTCGAAGTTTGCAAGCGGTGTTTACTTTTACCGTATTACTGCAGGTGACTTTGTTGAAACAAAACGGATGGTATTAATAAAATAACTAATAAGGGGCGGGAAGCCCCTTTTTTGTTTATAATTGTTGTGAAAGCATTTCAAGCATGTATTCGATTTCTTCGTCATCGAGAGTTGGGTCGAATTCGTGTTTGTGGATATTTCCGTCTTTATCTGTGATACTGAAGTGTGAGGAATCATCGATCGTTCCATCATAGCTTACACTGGCACCTTTCGGTACGAAAAATCGCTGGTTGTACTTCTCGAAGAGTTCTATATGTTCCATTATTTGCAGTTAATTAGTCAAATTTATGGAAATCTGATTAAACTATCATTATCTTTATGCCTTAAAATTGCTCCCGTATTTTTGTATCTTTGAGTTAATATGAAAGAAAATGGTATGAAATATCTTGTTAATCCACCGCAAGTAGGTGAAATATATAGAGTTGAGCATGAAGGACAGGAGGTATACGATGCGCGTATTATCGAACACGATGGCGGGTGTTGGGCAACTGTAAAAGTTGAGAAAGTCTTATCGTCACCGTATATGGATTCATATAAACCGGGTCAGGTGTTTGACCTCAAACTATCAAACTACGCGCTCTACGAGTTCGTGGAAACCGGAGCGTGATCGGAACCGGATTATTGATAAAAGAAATGACCGAGATACATCTTCCTGAGAGGAATATTAACCTCGTAAGGAGCGGGTGGGGAGACTCAGCCGTAGATGATGTTTCTGTCTATAAGATCGTTTATGATTCAGACGGTGTGAATGTAGATGGTTATTTAGCACACCCAAAAGACCTTACCAGGCAGTATCCACTTGTAATATGGAACAGGGGCGGCAATCACAAAGCCGGTCTTATCGATGAATTTCTCGCACAGGGAATGTACGGGGAGATTGCATCATGGGGTTACGTTGTGCTTGCTTCACAGTACAGGAAGAAAGAAGAGTTCGGTGGTGCGGACGTAGATGATATTCTGAACCTAATACCGCTCGCAGAAACCCTTGATTACTGTGACACCGATAATATTGGAATGGAAGGTTGGAGCCGGGGTGGAATGATGGCATATAAAGTTCTCACACGTACCGACAGAATAAAATGTTCCGTGATTATCTCCGGGCTTGCAGATCTGAAAAGGAATGAAGATATGCGCAACGATCTGGATTATATTTACAAGATACTTTTCGGTGAAGGTGCTGATGAAGAGGAATTCGAGCAGAGAAAGAAGGACCGTTCAGCTGTGTATTTTTATAAGGAAATTAATAAAGATACGGCGATATTGTTGATACACGGCACTGGCGATAGAAAAATATCGCATCAGGACTCTATAGATATGTATGAGAAGCTCAAATCGGAAGGAATTACGTGCGAGCTCGTATTAATTGAAAACGGCGACCATTACCTCAAAAAGGACAAAAAGAGGGTTGCGCAACTCAGAAAGGAATGGTTTGACAAGTACTTAAAGGGAAATTAAATTTACAATATTTGTGTTATCATAAAAAGATATATAAAGAGCAAAATAAAAGGAGAAGGAATAAATGTACGATCCAATAATGGTTAAACCGATGAGAGATGAGGCTACAGCGATTGGATTTAAAGAATTATTGACACCGGATGAAGTAAAGGAAGAATTCGAGAAAGAAGGAACAGCCTTCGTATTTGTAAATTCGGTATGCGGATGCGCCGCCGGACAGGCAAGACCAGGTCTGGCTATGGCTATAAAATGGGCTAAGGAAAACAATTTAATGCCGGACAGGCTTTTGACAGTGTTCGCGGGCATGGAAAAAGACGCGGTTGAGACAGCCAGAAGTTATTTTACGGGCTATCCGCCGTCATCACCGCAGATGGCGCTTTTAAAAGACGGGAAGCTTGTAGGGATGATCGAGAGACTGCAAATAGAGAATAATAGTGCTTTACAGGTCGGAAACATGATTGCCGCCATGCTTAAAGAGAATTGTGAAAAGGAACCTTCGGCGTAAAACGGCGTCTAAAAGGAAAAGGAGGTTCTCAAATAAACGTCAAATCAGTAAGACCAAAACCCGTTCTTTCTGGCAATTTTTTACAAGTTTTGTTTATTAAAGTTACAAAATGGTAACTTTTCAACCTGAAATGGAGTTAAGTATTATAGATATTTAGCATTTTTATACTTAACTAAATTTCATAAATTACTTAGAGGAAAATTAAGATGGATAGCAACTTTTCAAATAGAGTTCAGGATGTAATAAGGCTCAGCCGTGAGGAAGCTATAAGGCTCGGGCATGATTATATCGGAACAGAGCACCTTCTCCTGGGTATCATCAGGGAGGGTGAAGGGATTGCTGTCAAGATATTCAAGAACTTAAACGTAGATACGGAGAAGATTAAGAAGGCAGTTGAAGAAACAGTTAGGCAGTCCGGCGGGACATTGACCGTAGGTAATATCCCCCTGACCAAGCAAGCAGAAAAAGTTTTAAAGATAACATATTTAGAAGCTAAGCTATTTAAGTCTGACGTCATCGGTACCGAACACCTATTACTTTCTATATTAAGGGAAGATGACAATCTTGCAGCACAGATTTTACAGCAGTTCAATGTAACATACGACACAGTTAAAAACGAATTAATGAACATACTGAGCGGGAAACCCTCTTCAGGTTCACAGCAGACAGGCGCGCAAAAAGCCCCTGCCGAAAAGAAACCCGAAAGGACAAAGACACCCGTTCTGGATAATTTTGGAAGGGATCTCACTAAACTTGCCGCAGAGGATAAACTCGATCCAATAATCGGCAGGGAGAAAGAGATCGAGAGAGTTGCACAGGTACTGAGCAGAAGGAAAAAGAATAACCCGGTATTGATCGGTGAGCCTGGTGTTGGTAAAACCGCCATTGCCGAAGGTCTCGCTATGAGGATAGTCAATAAGCAGGTATCGAGGGTTCTACACAATAAGAGGGTGGTAACGCTCGACCTCGCCGCACTTGTTGCCGGTACTAAATACCGCGGACAGTTCGAAGAAAGAATGAAAGCCGTTATGAATGAGCTTGAAAAAGCCAAAGACGTGATACTTTTCATTGACGAGCTTCATACAATTGTTGGGGCGGGCGGCGCAAGCGGTTCGCTCGATGCGTCAAATATTTTCAAGCCGGCTCTCGCCAGAGGCGATCTACAGTGCATTGGCGCGACCACATTAAATGAATACAGGCAGTACATAGAAAAAGACGGTGCGCTCGACAGAAGATTTCAGAAGATCATGGTTGACGCAACAACTGTAGAAGAGACGATACAGATATTAGAAAATATTAAAGATAAATACGAGGACCACCATAACGTAAAATATACTGAGAATGCGATCATAGATGCTGTTAAACTCAGTGACAGGTACATAACTGACAGGTTCCTACCCGATAAAGCTATCGACGTGCTCGATGAAGCCGGATCTAGGGTACACCTTGCTAATATAGTCGTACCGGGAGATATCCTTCAGTTAGAGCAGGAAATAGAGAAGGTTAAGCTGGAAAAGAACAAGGTGGTTAAGAATCAGAATTATGAAGAAGCCGCAAAGCTTCGTGATAAAGAAAAGAAATTCCTTGCTGATCTGGAACAGGCTAAGCTGAACTGGGAAATCAAATCCCAGAATGAATCTTTTGAAGTAACCGATCAGAATATTGCTGAAGTTGTAGCGATGATGACGGGAATCCCTGTCAATAGGATCGCCGATACGGAATCCAACAGGCTTGTTAAAATGGAAGATTACCTCAAAGAGCGTATAATTGGTCAGGATGAGCCGATCGAAAAGATATCTAAGGCAATCAGAAGAGCAAGGGCAGGTATTAAAGATCCTAACCGCCCGATTGGTTCGTTTATTTTCCTCGGACCGACCGGTGTAGGTAAGACCGAGCTTGCGAAACAGCTTGCTAAGTTCCTCTTCGATTCAGAAGACGCACTCGTAAGGATAGATATGAGTGAATATATGGAGAAGTTTAACGTCTCTAGGCTCGTAGGCGCTCCTCCGGGATATGTTGGTTATGAAGAAGGCGGTCAGCTTACTGAGAAGATAAGAAGGAAACCATATTCTGTTGTGCTTTTCGATGAAATAGAAAAAGCTCACCCGGATACGTTCAATATACTGCTTCAGGTACTGGATGATGGCGTATTAACGGATGGTCTGGGCAGAAAGGTTGACTTTAAGAATACTATTCTGATAATGACCTCGAATATAGGTACACGCGACATTAAACTCGATAAAGTGTTTGGATTTGGTGAATCAGAAGGTGGCGATAAATATGCCAAGATGAAAACAGCCCTCGATACAGAAGTTAAGAGAGTATTCTCACCGGAGTTTTTGAACAGGATAGATGACACCATAG encodes:
- a CDS encoding prolyl oligopeptidase family serine peptidase, which codes for MIGTGLLIKEMTEIHLPERNINLVRSGWGDSAVDDVSVYKIVYDSDGVNVDGYLAHPKDLTRQYPLVIWNRGGNHKAGLIDEFLAQGMYGEIASWGYVVLASQYRKKEEFGGADVDDILNLIPLAETLDYCDTDNIGMEGWSRGGMMAYKVLTRTDRIKCSVIISGLADLKRNEDMRNDLDYIYKILFGEGADEEEFEQRKKDRSAVYFYKEINKDTAILLIHGTGDRKISHQDSIDMYEKLKSEGITCELVLIENGDHYLKKDKKRVAQLRKEWFDKYLKGN
- a CDS encoding ATP-dependent Clp protease ATP-binding subunit — protein: MDSNFSNRVQDVIRLSREEAIRLGHDYIGTEHLLLGIIREGEGIAVKIFKNLNVDTEKIKKAVEETVRQSGGTLTVGNIPLTKQAEKVLKITYLEAKLFKSDVIGTEHLLLSILREDDNLAAQILQQFNVTYDTVKNELMNILSGKPSSGSQQTGAQKAPAEKKPERTKTPVLDNFGRDLTKLAAEDKLDPIIGREKEIERVAQVLSRRKKNNPVLIGEPGVGKTAIAEGLAMRIVNKQVSRVLHNKRVVTLDLAALVAGTKYRGQFEERMKAVMNELEKAKDVILFIDELHTIVGAGGASGSLDASNIFKPALARGDLQCIGATTLNEYRQYIEKDGALDRRFQKIMVDATTVEETIQILENIKDKYEDHHNVKYTENAIIDAVKLSDRYITDRFLPDKAIDVLDEAGSRVHLANIVVPGDILQLEQEIEKVKLEKNKVVKNQNYEEAAKLRDKEKKFLADLEQAKLNWEIKSQNESFEVTDQNIAEVVAMMTGIPVNRIADTESNRLVKMEDYLKERIIGQDEPIEKISKAIRRARAGIKDPNRPIGSFIFLGPTGVGKTELAKQLAKFLFDSEDALVRIDMSEYMEKFNVSRLVGAPPGYVGYEEGGQLTEKIRRKPYSVVLFDEIEKAHPDTFNILLQVLDDGVLTDGLGRKVDFKNTILIMTSNIGTRDIKLDKVFGFGESEGGDKYAKMKTALDTEVKRVFSPEFLNRIDDTIVFKQLDLESISQIVQVNSKELFKRLEEQGITVELKKEALHFLAEKGFDQNYGARPLRRAIQKYLEDPISEAILKGEIGEGSKVMVKHKKGEEELTFDKKPGSKKGASPEVIEESHDETGEDRE
- a CDS encoding BrxA/BrxB family bacilliredoxin yields the protein MYDPIMVKPMRDEATAIGFKELLTPDEVKEEFEKEGTAFVFVNSVCGCAAGQARPGLAMAIKWAKENNLMPDRLLTVFAGMEKDAVETARSYFTGYPPSSPQMALLKDGKLVGMIERLQIENNSALQVGNMIAAMLKENCEKEPSA